A stretch of Brevundimonas naejangsanensis DNA encodes these proteins:
- a CDS encoding M20 aminoacylase family protein has product MTAIVQKLEQNRDQMTEWFEHMHRHPELSMQETSTADYIAETLGGFGAYEIETGVGKNGIVASLKAGEGGAAIGLRADFDALPIQEQNDLPYKSSSAGVGHLCGHDGHATMLLGAAKYLAETKNFNGTVRLIFQPGEETMQGAPAMIDDGLFERFPVDAVFGMHNIPGLEAGKFYFRPGEMMASVDNWEVEVIGKGGHGGVPEQTIDPVVAGSSIVMAIQSIVSRNVAPANRAVVTIGAFLAGNAGNAVAGSAILRFSVRTTTPEDREMVLGNIRRIVSHQAQSFGCTFEIHEGVPGAVLVNDPEETEKAVGIARAAFGDEQVVYPGPPFLASEDFAFMLQKKRGTYCFLGGGPGKMVHHPEYVFNRELLPVGAAYWAALTEGYLR; this is encoded by the coding sequence ATGACCGCCATCGTCCAAAAGCTGGAGCAGAACCGCGACCAGATGACCGAATGGTTCGAGCATATGCATCGCCATCCGGAACTGTCGATGCAGGAGACCAGCACGGCGGACTACATCGCCGAGACCTTGGGCGGCTTCGGCGCCTATGAGATCGAGACCGGTGTCGGCAAGAACGGCATCGTCGCCTCCCTCAAGGCGGGCGAGGGCGGCGCAGCGATCGGTCTGCGGGCCGATTTCGACGCCCTGCCGATCCAGGAACAGAACGACCTGCCCTATAAGTCGAGCAGCGCAGGCGTGGGGCATCTGTGCGGCCACGACGGCCACGCCACCATGCTGCTGGGCGCCGCCAAATACCTGGCGGAGACGAAAAACTTCAACGGGACCGTACGGCTGATCTTCCAGCCGGGCGAGGAAACGATGCAAGGCGCCCCGGCCATGATCGACGACGGGCTGTTCGAGCGTTTCCCCGTCGACGCCGTCTTCGGCATGCACAACATCCCGGGCCTCGAGGCGGGCAAATTCTACTTCCGGCCCGGGGAGATGATGGCTTCGGTCGACAACTGGGAGGTGGAGGTCATCGGCAAGGGGGGGCATGGCGGCGTGCCGGAACAGACCATCGACCCTGTCGTCGCCGGCTCATCCATTGTCATGGCCATCCAGAGCATCGTGTCGCGCAACGTGGCCCCCGCGAACCGCGCGGTCGTGACCATCGGCGCCTTCCTGGCCGGAAACGCGGGCAATGCGGTGGCGGGGAGCGCCATCCTGCGCTTCTCGGTGCGGACCACCACGCCCGAGGACCGGGAGATGGTGCTCGGCAACATCCGCCGCATCGTCTCGCATCAGGCCCAGTCCTTCGGCTGCACCTTCGAGATTCACGAGGGCGTTCCGGGCGCCGTGCTGGTCAACGACCCCGAGGAAACCGAGAAGGCCGTCGGCATCGCGCGGGCGGCCTTTGGCGATGAACAGGTCGTCTATCCCGGCCCGCCCTTCCTGGCGTCGGAGGACTTCGCCTTCATGCTGCAGAAGAAGAGGGGGACCTACTGTTTCCTCGGCGGGGGGCCGGGCAAGATGGTTCATCATCCCGAGTACGTCTTCAATCGAGAGCTGTTGCCCGTGGGCGCGGCCTACTGGGCGGCGTTGACCGAAGGCTATCTGCGCTGA
- a CDS encoding error-prone DNA polymerase — MSALNPRGDYAELAAASNFSFLRGASHPKDLVLTAILRGHAGLGLADRNTVAGVVRAWSALKTLRAEGLAPPEKMRDGGSPGEIAYIDDPLNDPALSDEVKRRAADFRLLTGARLGFNDGTPDIVAYPETRAGWGRLTRLLTLGNRRARKGECEIGLRDLLADPEGLLLIVIPPERLEGLEATLTRLADAAPGAVWLGAAMLRRGDDRRRLARLKVLAAQADVPLLSINDVLYALPQDRDLQDVLTCIREGTTIEAAGRRLASNGERWLKPPAEMARLFRDAPEAVAETTAFLARATFDLADLSYQYPEEPIPPGWSPQAWLEDLTRRHASMRYPDGVPAKVQALLDKELTFIARKKIAPYFLTIYDIVRVARNRRILCQGRGSAANSAVCYVLCITSVDPAESDLLFERFLSEDRDEPPDIDVDFEHERREEIIQHIYERYGRHRAGIAATVIHFRPRSAIREVGKVLGLTEDVTARLASSHWGSWGTEIGDRHVAQAGLDAANPMIGRAVEMASRLLNFPRHLSQHVGGFILTQDRLDEMVPIGNAAMPDRTFIEWDKDDIDALRLMKVDVLALGMLTCIRKAFDLMKRHQEVEQDLASVPQGDSEVYDMLCRGQSIGVFQVESRAQINMLPRLRPRRLYDLVIQVAIVRPGPIQGDMVHPYLRRRNKEEEVVYSSPSPEHGPPDELEQVLEKTLGVPLFQEQAMRLAIVAAEFTDAEANGLRKAMGTFRGDGSLHSYETRMVGRMIARGYDADFAKRCFEQIKGFGSYGFPESHAASFAQLVYVSSWIKRHHPAAFACALLNSQPMGFYAPAQIVREAHEIGGVEVRPIDVSHSDWDNGLEPTAGEPALRLGLRQIDGFREDWAARLSAARADAPFVDVETLARRAALPAAAMRKLADADAFRSLGLDRREALWATRRLPDDDALPLFAAAEARERGARELGAEPDANLPQMRLGEHVAADYQTTRLSLKAHPMHILRPLFAAERVRTCAETESLRGGSNVRVAGVVLVRQRPGKGNAIFVTLEDETGITNVVLWARMFEKFRREVMSARLMEVEGVIEKSPEQVVHVVARRVIDRTAELARLSEDHETEVQLARADVVAHPQPPRHPSHRHPRDVRILPGSRDFH; from the coding sequence ATGAGCGCCCTGAATCCGCGCGGCGACTATGCGGAACTGGCGGCGGCCAGCAACTTCTCCTTCCTGCGCGGCGCCTCCCACCCCAAGGATCTGGTGCTGACGGCGATCCTGCGCGGCCATGCGGGCCTGGGGCTGGCGGATCGCAACACCGTGGCGGGCGTGGTGCGGGCCTGGAGCGCGTTGAAGACCCTGCGCGCCGAGGGCCTGGCTCCGCCGGAAAAGATGCGCGACGGCGGCAGTCCCGGCGAAATCGCCTACATCGACGACCCGCTCAACGACCCCGCCCTGTCGGACGAGGTGAAGCGCCGCGCGGCGGACTTCCGCCTGCTGACCGGGGCGCGCCTGGGTTTCAACGACGGGACGCCCGACATCGTCGCCTATCCGGAAACGCGCGCAGGCTGGGGCCGGCTGACGCGACTTCTGACCCTGGGCAATCGCCGGGCGAGAAAGGGGGAATGTGAGATCGGCCTGCGCGACCTGCTGGCCGACCCCGAGGGCCTGCTGCTGATCGTCATCCCGCCGGAACGGCTGGAAGGGCTGGAGGCGACATTGACCCGCCTCGCGGACGCCGCGCCGGGCGCCGTCTGGCTGGGCGCCGCCATGCTGAGGCGCGGCGACGACCGGCGCCGCCTGGCGCGGCTGAAGGTCCTGGCGGCGCAGGCGGACGTCCCGCTTCTGTCCATCAACGACGTCCTCTACGCCTTGCCCCAGGACCGCGACCTTCAGGACGTCCTGACCTGCATCCGCGAGGGAACGACCATCGAGGCCGCCGGACGTCGCCTGGCGTCCAACGGCGAACGCTGGCTGAAGCCCCCCGCCGAGATGGCTCGCCTGTTCAGGGACGCGCCCGAGGCCGTGGCCGAGACGACCGCCTTCCTGGCGCGCGCGACGTTCGACCTGGCCGATCTCAGCTACCAATACCCGGAAGAGCCGATCCCGCCCGGCTGGAGCCCTCAGGCCTGGCTCGAAGACCTGACCCGCCGCCACGCCTCCATGCGCTACCCGGACGGCGTTCCCGCCAAGGTTCAGGCCCTGCTGGACAAGGAACTGACCTTTATCGCCCGCAAGAAGATCGCGCCTTATTTCCTGACCATCTACGACATCGTCCGCGTGGCGAGGAACAGACGCATCCTGTGTCAGGGGCGAGGATCGGCGGCGAACTCGGCGGTCTGCTACGTCCTGTGCATCACCTCCGTGGATCCGGCGGAATCCGACCTGCTGTTCGAGCGCTTCCTGTCCGAAGACCGGGACGAGCCGCCCGACATCGACGTCGACTTCGAGCACGAGCGGCGCGAGGAGATCATTCAGCACATCTATGAGCGTTATGGCCGCCACCGCGCGGGCATAGCCGCCACCGTCATCCATTTCCGTCCCCGCAGCGCCATTCGCGAGGTCGGCAAGGTCCTGGGCCTGACCGAGGACGTCACCGCGCGTCTGGCCTCCAGCCACTGGGGCAGTTGGGGAACCGAGATCGGCGACCGCCACGTCGCCCAGGCTGGACTGGACGCCGCCAATCCCATGATCGGCCGCGCCGTCGAGATGGCCTCGCGCCTGCTGAATTTTCCGCGCCATCTCAGCCAGCACGTCGGCGGCTTCATCCTGACCCAGGATCGGCTGGACGAGATGGTCCCCATCGGCAACGCCGCCATGCCGGACCGCACCTTCATCGAATGGGACAAGGACGACATCGACGCCCTGCGCCTGATGAAGGTCGACGTTCTGGCGCTGGGCATGCTGACCTGTATCCGCAAGGCGTTCGACCTGATGAAGAGGCATCAGGAGGTGGAGCAGGACCTGGCCTCGGTGCCTCAGGGCGATTCCGAGGTTTACGACATGCTGTGCCGGGGTCAGTCCATCGGCGTGTTTCAGGTGGAGAGCCGGGCGCAGATCAACATGCTGCCTCGCTTACGGCCCCGCCGCCTCTATGACCTTGTCATCCAGGTCGCCATCGTCCGCCCCGGGCCGATCCAGGGCGACATGGTCCACCCCTATCTGCGTCGTCGAAACAAGGAGGAGGAGGTCGTCTATTCCTCGCCTTCGCCCGAGCACGGCCCGCCCGATGAACTGGAACAGGTGCTGGAGAAGACCCTTGGCGTCCCCCTGTTCCAGGAACAGGCGATGAGGCTGGCCATCGTCGCTGCGGAGTTCACCGACGCCGAGGCCAACGGCCTGCGCAAGGCCATGGGCACTTTCAGGGGCGACGGCAGCCTGCACAGCTATGAGACGCGCATGGTGGGGCGAATGATCGCGCGCGGCTATGACGCCGACTTCGCCAAGCGCTGCTTCGAGCAGATCAAAGGCTTCGGCTCCTACGGCTTCCCTGAGAGTCACGCGGCCAGTTTCGCGCAGCTGGTTTACGTCTCCTCGTGGATCAAGCGGCATCACCCCGCCGCCTTCGCCTGCGCTCTTCTGAACAGCCAGCCGATGGGCTTCTACGCCCCCGCCCAGATCGTGCGGGAAGCCCACGAGATCGGCGGCGTCGAGGTACGCCCCATCGACGTCTCGCACAGCGACTGGGACAACGGCCTGGAGCCGACGGCGGGCGAACCGGCCCTGCGCCTGGGCCTGCGCCAGATCGACGGGTTCAGGGAAGACTGGGCGGCGCGCCTGTCCGCCGCGCGGGCCGACGCCCCCTTCGTCGATGTGGAGACCCTGGCCCGACGCGCGGCCCTGCCCGCCGCGGCGATGCGCAAGCTGGCCGACGCCGACGCCTTCCGCTCGCTGGGGCTGGACCGACGCGAGGCGCTGTGGGCGACGCGACGGCTGCCCGACGACGACGCCCTGCCTCTGTTCGCCGCCGCCGAGGCGCGCGAGCGGGGCGCCCGCGAACTGGGCGCCGAGCCCGACGCCAACCTGCCGCAGATGCGGCTGGGCGAGCACGTCGCCGCCGACTATCAGACGACGCGCCTGTCGCTGAAGGCCCATCCGATGCACATTCTACGCCCCCTCTTCGCCGCCGAGCGGGTGCGGACCTGCGCCGAGACGGAAAGCCTGCGCGGCGGCTCAAACGTGCGGGTCGCGGGGGTGGTGCTGGTGCGCCAGCGGCCGGGCAAGGGTAACGCCATCTTCGTGACGCTGGAAGACGAGACCGGCATCACCAACGTCGTTTTGTGGGCGCGGATGTTCGAGAAGTTCCGTCGCGAGGTCATGAGCGCACGCCTGATGGAGGTCGAGGGCGTGATCGAGAAAAGCCCCGAACAGGTCGTCCACGTCGTCGCCCGCCGCGTCATCGACCGCACCGCCGAACTGGCGCGCCTGTCCGAGGATCACGAGACCGAGGTGCAACTGGCCCGCGCCGACGTCGTCGCCCACCCGCAACCGCCGCGCCATCCCTCGCACCGCCACCCGCGCGACGTGCGCATCCTGCCCGGCTCGCGGGATTTCCATTGA
- a CDS encoding DNA polymerase Y family protein, with protein MTLADARARTPVLRTIVHRPRADDALLAAALEDFGRFSPMVALDPPHGLMLDVTGCAHLFGGEAGLMRAAQARAGRAGLQVRCALADTPQAARALARFGPGGVFDRDVARPALRRLPVAALELAEKDEQALRRAGLKRLGDLDDRPRAPLAARFGIDFPARLARLLGDEDVRITPHRPPAPIIVDRVFFEPISAPEDVERVLSDLLADAADQLDQASQGGRAFQAGFYRIDGATRRITVRTGRPTRDAGAILRLFRERLAALETPLEPGFGFDQMRMAVPVVERLAPAQTGLAGEPPGDEDLNRLIDRLTARLGPEAVLRFQPLGSHLPERAARTVPASAPADGADWPAPSPEDPPLRPLHLFNPPQPVETLAEAPDGRPFQFRWRRVSHRVVLAEGPERIAGEWWRAPDQKTRDYYRVEDRQGRRFWLFRQGLYGETDEPRWFIHGLFA; from the coding sequence ATGACCCTGGCCGACGCGCGAGCGCGCACGCCCGTGCTACGCACCATCGTCCACCGGCCGCGAGCGGACGACGCCCTGCTGGCCGCCGCCCTGGAGGATTTCGGCCGCTTCAGCCCCATGGTCGCGCTCGATCCGCCGCACGGCCTGATGCTGGACGTGACCGGCTGCGCCCATCTGTTCGGCGGCGAGGCCGGGCTGATGCGCGCCGCCCAGGCGCGCGCGGGGCGCGCCGGTCTCCAGGTCCGCTGCGCCCTGGCGGACACGCCCCAGGCGGCGCGCGCCCTGGCCCGTTTCGGCCCCGGCGGGGTGTTCGACAGGGACGTCGCCCGCCCCGCCCTGCGTCGCCTGCCGGTCGCGGCGCTGGAGTTGGCGGAGAAGGACGAACAGGCTCTGCGTCGCGCGGGGCTGAAACGGCTGGGCGATCTGGACGACCGGCCCCGCGCGCCCCTGGCCGCCCGTTTCGGGATCGACTTTCCCGCCCGGCTGGCGCGCCTCCTGGGCGATGAGGACGTGCGCATCACCCCGCACCGTCCGCCCGCCCCCATCATCGTCGACCGCGTCTTCTTCGAGCCGATCTCGGCCCCTGAAGACGTGGAGCGCGTGTTGTCGGATCTGCTGGCGGACGCCGCCGACCAGCTGGATCAAGCCAGCCAGGGCGGCCGCGCCTTTCAGGCCGGCTTCTATCGTATCGACGGCGCAACAAGGCGCATCACGGTGCGGACGGGGCGGCCCACGCGCGACGCGGGCGCGATCCTGCGCCTGTTCCGCGAACGGCTGGCGGCGCTGGAGACGCCCCTGGAGCCCGGCTTCGGCTTCGACCAGATGCGGATGGCCGTGCCCGTGGTCGAGCGCCTCGCCCCCGCCCAGACCGGACTGGCGGGCGAGCCCCCCGGCGACGAGGATTTGAATCGGCTGATCGACCGGCTGACGGCGCGGCTGGGACCCGAGGCGGTGCTGCGGTTCCAACCCCTGGGCTCGCACCTGCCCGAGCGGGCGGCCCGGACGGTTCCCGCTTCCGCCCCGGCCGACGGCGCGGATTGGCCCGCCCCGTCGCCCGAGGACCCGCCGCTGCGTCCCCTGCACCTGTTCAACCCGCCCCAGCCGGTCGAGACCCTGGCCGAAGCCCCCGACGGCCGCCCTTTCCAGTTTCGCTGGCGCCGGGTGTCGCACCGCGTCGTCCTGGCGGAAGGGCCGGAACGCATCGCCGGGGAATGGTGGCGCGCGCCGGATCAGAAGACGCGCGACTACTACCGCGTCGAGGACCGCCAGGGCCGCCGCTTCTGGCTGTTCCGCCAGGGCCTCTACGGCGAGACGGACGAACCGCGCTGGTTCATCCACGGCCTGTTCGCATGA
- a CDS encoding ImuA family protein: MPQTQAGGGGDTFTPLAVGVVHDLYAAAPADAVAVNAFGLGLALQAAKGRPIVWGLHEMMAQEAGRPYAPGLLQMGLSPRDLMLVRARDVQTLLAVGEDALRSPAVGAVVLSAWGEARAMSLTASRRLVLAAQTGGGTLFLIRASAEPAPSAAETRWSVRAAPSRPLEADAPGRPAFSVTLLRHRGGAAPRTWIMEWDRERQSFVEPAPLSGDLVPLAAQRPAGARTTETGHGRAA; this comes from the coding sequence TTGCCCCAAACCCAAGCCGGGGGCGGCGGCGATACCTTCACGCCGCTGGCCGTCGGAGTCGTGCACGATCTCTACGCCGCCGCCCCCGCCGACGCCGTGGCCGTCAACGCCTTCGGGCTGGGGCTGGCGCTGCAGGCGGCGAAGGGACGACCCATTGTCTGGGGTCTGCATGAGATGATGGCGCAGGAGGCTGGCCGCCCCTATGCGCCCGGCCTGCTCCAGATGGGGCTGTCGCCGCGTGATCTGATGCTGGTGCGGGCGCGGGACGTTCAGACCTTGCTGGCCGTCGGTGAAGACGCGCTGCGCAGCCCCGCCGTCGGCGCCGTGGTCTTGAGCGCCTGGGGCGAGGCCAGGGCGATGTCGCTGACCGCCAGCCGCCGCCTGGTCCTGGCGGCCCAGACCGGCGGAGGAACCCTCTTCCTGATCCGGGCGAGCGCCGAGCCGGCGCCCAGCGCGGCCGAAACACGCTGGTCCGTACGGGCAGCCCCCTCCCGCCCGCTCGAAGCCGATGCGCCAGGCCGGCCGGCTTTTTCCGTCACCCTGCTGCGGCATCGCGGCGGGGCCGCCCCTCGAACCTGGATCATGGAGTGGGACCGTGAACGGCAATCCTTCGTCGAACCGGCGCCGCTATCTGGCGATCTGGTTCCCTTGGCTGCCCAGCGACCGGCTGGAGCGAGAACGACTGAGACAGGACACGGCCGCGCCGCCTGA
- a CDS encoding TonB-dependent receptor, whose product MFETQPTVVDEVVVTAARLPPAAGEAAFSVIRLDGETLDRSARLDEALAGVPAVSLFRRTSSLSANPTTQGISLRAIAPSGAGRTLVTLDGVPLNDPFGGWVLWSQLPTEALESLDIVRGAGAGPYGAGALTGVIQLRERERGGVLDASIAERGGARLAGSGGIDAGRMRLTGSALYETSDGYVPVRGAVAGKADTPLDLETRAAALRLDAPLGEARLSLRASAYDEERGSGLSGARSSARGHLLSATAARRPEEGAYGWRLQVWRRESDFANSSVAVAADRSTTTPANDQHGTPATGWGVNAALRRASRDVAGGRLEGELGADARFNEGETRERFRFMGGAFTRDRTAGGETSVAGLYGEASWSDARWLVAGGLRLDGWRNENGRRRERDRANGAATLDETDPDRSGEVVSARLAARRMVGAGWAARAAAYSGFRPATLNELHRPFRVGNDLTEANAALVPETLQGVETGLAYEDAVSAFGATLFWNRIEDAIVNVTIGEGPGTFPRAGFVPAGGVLRQRRNAGVIEARGIELAARQTLGGGLALNGAVSITDARMDGGSAAPQLTGLRPAQAPIWSATAGVDWRASDRLTLAAQARYESKRFDDDLNSRVLGAAVTLDARAEWRATPATVVWLAADNLFDAAVEVSETATGVAGYGPPRTLRLGLRRTY is encoded by the coding sequence GTGTTCGAGACTCAGCCGACGGTCGTCGATGAGGTGGTGGTGACGGCGGCGCGCCTGCCGCCCGCGGCGGGCGAGGCGGCCTTTTCGGTGATCCGGCTGGACGGGGAAACGCTGGACCGTTCGGCGCGCCTCGACGAGGCGCTGGCCGGCGTTCCGGCGGTGTCGCTGTTCCGGCGCACGTCCAGCCTGTCGGCCAATCCGACGACCCAGGGAATCTCGCTGCGGGCCATCGCGCCGTCGGGGGCGGGGCGGACGCTGGTGACGCTGGACGGCGTGCCGCTGAACGATCCCTTCGGCGGCTGGGTCCTGTGGTCGCAACTGCCGACCGAGGCGCTGGAGAGCCTGGACATCGTGCGGGGGGCGGGCGCCGGGCCTTACGGCGCGGGGGCCCTGACGGGGGTGATCCAACTGCGCGAGCGCGAGCGCGGCGGGGTGCTGGACGCCTCGATCGCCGAGCGCGGCGGGGCGCGGTTGGCGGGATCGGGCGGGATCGACGCCGGACGGATGCGGCTGACCGGCTCCGCCCTCTACGAGACCAGCGACGGCTATGTTCCCGTGCGCGGCGCGGTGGCGGGTAAGGCGGACACGCCGCTCGATCTCGAGACCCGGGCGGCGGCGCTGCGGCTGGATGCTCCGCTCGGCGAGGCTCGTCTGTCCCTGCGCGCCTCGGCCTATGACGAGGAGCGCGGCTCGGGCCTGTCGGGCGCGCGCTCCAGCGCCCGCGGCCATCTGCTGTCGGCCACGGCGGCGCGGCGGCCGGAAGAAGGCGCCTATGGCTGGCGGTTGCAGGTCTGGCGGCGCGAAAGCGATTTCGCCAACAGTTCGGTCGCCGTGGCGGCGGACCGCAGCACGACCACGCCCGCCAATGATCAGCATGGGACCCCAGCGACCGGCTGGGGCGTCAACGCCGCCCTGCGCCGGGCCTCGCGCGACGTCGCGGGCGGGCGGCTGGAAGGGGAGCTGGGCGCCGACGCCCGCTTCAACGAGGGCGAGACCCGCGAACGCTTCCGCTTCATGGGCGGCGCCTTCACCCGCGACCGGACCGCGGGGGGCGAGACCTCGGTCGCGGGCCTCTACGGCGAGGCGTCGTGGAGCGACGCCCGGTGGCTGGTGGCAGGGGGCTTGCGTCTGGACGGCTGGCGCAATGAGAACGGCCGCCGCCGGGAGCGCGACCGGGCCAATGGGGCCGCAACCCTGGATGAGACCGACCCCGACCGCTCGGGCGAGGTGGTCAGCGCCCGCCTGGCGGCGCGGCGCATGGTCGGCGCCGGCTGGGCGGCGCGGGCGGCGGCCTATTCCGGCTTTCGGCCCGCCACGCTGAATGAGCTGCACCGTCCGTTCCGTGTCGGCAACGATCTGACGGAGGCGAACGCCGCCCTGGTCCCCGAGACGCTGCAGGGCGTGGAGACGGGCCTGGCCTATGAGGACGCGGTTTCGGCCTTCGGCGCGACCCTGTTCTGGAACCGGATCGAGGACGCCATCGTCAATGTGACCATCGGCGAAGGGCCGGGAACCTTCCCGCGCGCGGGCTTCGTCCCCGCCGGCGGCGTGCTGCGCCAGCGCCGCAACGCCGGCGTCATAGAGGCCAGGGGAATAGAGCTGGCGGCGCGTCAGACCTTGGGAGGCGGCCTGGCGCTGAACGGCGCCGTGTCGATCACCGACGCTCGCATGGACGGTGGTTCGGCCGCGCCGCAACTGACCGGTCTGCGCCCGGCCCAGGCGCCGATCTGGAGCGCGACAGCGGGCGTGGACTGGCGCGCCAGCGACCGCCTGACCCTGGCCGCTCAGGCCCGCTATGAGAGCAAGAGGTTCGACGACGACCTGAACAGCCGCGTCCTGGGCGCCGCGGTCACGCTCGATGCGCGCGCGGAATGGCGCGCGACGCCCGCCACTGTCGTCTGGCTCGCCGCCGACAACCTGTTCGACGCGGCGGTCGAGGTGTCCGAAACCGCAACCGGCGTCGCCGGCTATGGCCCTCCGCGCACCCTGAGGCTTGGACTGCGCCGGACCTATTGA
- a CDS encoding ABC transporter ATP-binding protein — MTATGNAPALTVRGATRRFGARLAVDGVDLDLHAGRITALLGPSGCGKSTLLRMIAGLEPMDGGTIHAEGRLLADATRATPPETRGVGLVFQDYALFPHLSVADNVAFGLKDRPRAERRRTALEWLDTVHLADRADAWPHMLSGGEQQRVALVRALARRPHTVLLDEPFSGLDRHLKSEVRQTLMGALRAADAAVLMVTHDAEEALLMADDLALMDKGRILQTGAPDDAYLRPVSPAAARLLGETELLAAEVRSGVATTAFGALPAPDAPDGPAWAMIRPGDVRISIDGVPARVAAVAFGGPFIEIKVQADGQTLRLRTTDPAPAVGEAIQVTLAADRARLYPRP, encoded by the coding sequence ATGACCGCCACCGGAAACGCCCCGGCCCTGACCGTTCGCGGCGCCACCCGCCGCTTCGGCGCCCGCCTGGCCGTCGACGGCGTCGACCTGGACCTGCACGCGGGGCGCATCACCGCCCTGCTCGGCCCGTCGGGCTGCGGCAAGAGCACCCTGCTACGGATGATCGCCGGGCTGGAGCCGATGGACGGCGGAACCATCCACGCCGAGGGCCGCCTGCTGGCCGACGCGACCCGCGCGACCCCGCCCGAGACGCGCGGCGTCGGCCTGGTGTTCCAGGACTACGCCCTGTTCCCGCACCTCAGCGTCGCCGACAACGTCGCCTTCGGCCTGAAGGACCGGCCGCGCGCCGAGCGCCGCCGCACGGCGCTGGAGTGGCTGGACACCGTGCATCTGGCCGACCGGGCCGACGCCTGGCCGCACATGCTGTCGGGCGGCGAGCAGCAGCGCGTGGCCCTGGTGCGCGCCCTGGCCCGGAGACCGCACACCGTCCTGCTGGACGAGCCCTTCTCGGGCCTGGACCGCCATCTGAAGTCCGAGGTGCGCCAGACGCTCATGGGGGCCCTGCGCGCCGCCGACGCCGCCGTCTTGATGGTCACCCACGACGCCGAGGAGGCCCTGCTGATGGCCGACGACCTGGCGCTGATGGACAAGGGCCGCATCCTGCAGACCGGGGCGCCCGACGACGCCTATCTGCGGCCCGTCTCGCCCGCCGCCGCCCGCCTGCTGGGCGAGACCGAACTTCTGGCGGCCGAGGTGCGATCAGGCGTGGCGACCACGGCCTTCGGCGCCCTGCCCGCCCCGGACGCGCCCGACGGCCCCGCCTGGGCCATGATCCGCCCCGGCGACGTCCGGATCTCGATCGACGGCGTCCCCGCGCGCGTCGCCGCCGTGGCCTTCGGCGGCCCCTTCATCGAGATCAAGGTCCAGGCCGACGGCCAGACGCTGAGACTGCGCACGACGGATCCGGCCCCGGCCGTCGGCGAGGCCATCCAGGTGACGCTCGCCGCTGATCGCGCGCGCCTCTACCCCCGCCCCTGA